One genomic region from Natrinema caseinilyticum encodes:
- a CDS encoding b(o/a)3-type cytochrome-c oxidase subunit 1, with product MAMRNAYVDQFPTEARIIKAAFWSSFIALAIGGTLGLVQALHRTDVFRFIQSPDYYTVLTAHGVLLAITFTIFFLVGTFTWAVTTSLERGVVDSRFTWGWYAMMVVGSVMVAVTIFSGFLEEAPEVLGAPLNADVLFTFYAPLQAHPLFYVGLVLFVVGSWLAGVDWFRTWFAWRDDNPDERIPLPAFMVLTTTLFWYICTLGVALSILVFLLPWSLGITDSVNPLLTRTLFWYFGHAVVYFWLMPAYLMWYVMLPKFSGGKLFSDPLARVVFVLFLLLSTPLGIHHQYLDPGIAEGYKFIAMTNTMFLLLPSLLTAFTVVASIEHGARQRGGEGYLGWLKALPWRDPVFTGMALAGLMFAAAGFSGMINAGMNINYLVHNSWWVVGHFHLTVGTAVALTFMAASYWFIPQLTGKKLWNRSVALAQVLLWFVGMTFMSNAMHRSGLFGMPRRTAEPQYQGFEFEPAVGTVGEINMQVALGGVILTVSLALFLANMIMTSFNGTSDAIPDNTYAGTLSGPEDSPAILDNLKLWTAIAATLVIIAYTLPLASIVDAGGLFGPGIDGFQLTIGTDPGLALESLTEVMR from the coding sequence ATGGCGATGCGTAACGCCTACGTCGACCAGTTCCCGACCGAAGCCAGAATTATCAAGGCCGCGTTCTGGAGTTCCTTCATCGCGCTGGCGATCGGCGGGACGCTCGGCCTCGTACAGGCGCTCCACCGGACGGACGTCTTCCGATTCATCCAGTCGCCCGATTACTACACCGTGTTGACGGCCCACGGCGTCCTGCTCGCGATTACGTTCACGATCTTCTTCCTGGTTGGGACGTTTACCTGGGCCGTCACGACGAGCCTCGAGCGCGGCGTCGTGGACAGTCGGTTCACCTGGGGCTGGTACGCGATGATGGTCGTCGGCTCCGTGATGGTCGCCGTCACGATCTTCAGCGGCTTCCTCGAGGAAGCCCCCGAGGTGCTCGGGGCGCCGCTGAACGCGGACGTCCTCTTTACGTTCTACGCACCGCTGCAGGCCCACCCGCTCTTCTACGTGGGTCTCGTGCTGTTCGTCGTCGGGTCCTGGCTGGCCGGCGTCGATTGGTTCCGGACGTGGTTCGCCTGGCGCGACGACAATCCCGACGAGCGGATTCCGCTTCCGGCGTTCATGGTGTTGACGACGACGTTGTTCTGGTACATCTGTACCCTCGGCGTCGCGCTGTCGATCCTCGTGTTCTTGCTACCGTGGTCGCTCGGGATCACCGACTCGGTGAATCCGTTGCTGACCCGGACGCTGTTCTGGTACTTCGGTCACGCCGTCGTCTACTTCTGGCTGATGCCGGCGTACCTGATGTGGTACGTCATGCTGCCGAAGTTCTCCGGCGGAAAGCTGTTCAGCGATCCGCTCGCACGCGTCGTCTTCGTGCTGTTCCTGTTACTCTCGACGCCGCTCGGGATCCACCACCAGTACCTGGATCCCGGAATCGCGGAGGGATACAAGTTCATCGCGATGACGAACACGATGTTCCTCCTGCTTCCGAGCCTGCTCACGGCCTTTACCGTCGTCGCGAGCATCGAACACGGCGCGCGTCAGCGCGGCGGCGAGGGCTACCTCGGCTGGCTCAAAGCGCTTCCGTGGCGTGATCCGGTCTTCACCGGCATGGCGCTCGCGGGCCTCATGTTCGCCGCGGCCGGCTTCTCCGGCATGATCAACGCGGGGATGAACATCAACTACCTCGTCCACAACAGCTGGTGGGTCGTCGGACACTTCCACCTCACCGTCGGCACGGCCGTCGCGCTGACCTTCATGGCGGCGTCGTACTGGTTCATCCCGCAACTGACCGGGAAGAAGCTCTGGAACCGTTCGGTCGCGCTGGCGCAGGTCCTGCTCTGGTTCGTCGGGATGACGTTCATGTCGAACGCGATGCACCGGTCCGGGTTGTTCGGGATGCCCCGCCGGACCGCCGAACCGCAGTATCAGGGCTTCGAGTTCGAGCCCGCCGTCGGCACCGTCGGCGAGATCAATATGCAGGTCGCTCTGGGCGGCGTGATACTGACCGTGTCGCTCGCCCTGTTCCTCGCGAACATGATCATGACCTCGTTCAACGGCACCAGCGACGCGATCCCCGACAACACCTACGCCGGCACGCTCTCCGGACCGGAGGACTCGCCGGCCATTCTGGACAACCTCAAACTCTGGACCGCCATCGCGGCCACGCTCGTGATCATCGCCTACACCCTCCCGCTCGCGAGCATCGTCGACGCCGGCGGCCTGTTCGGTCCGGGCATCGACGGCTTCCAGCTCACGATCGGGACCGATCCCGGGCTCGCGCTCGAGTCACTCACGGAGGTGATGCGGTAG